A region from the Panicum hallii strain FIL2 chromosome 1, PHallii_v3.1, whole genome shotgun sequence genome encodes:
- the LOC112887846 gene encoding NADPH:adrenodoxin oxidoreductase, mitochondrial isoform X1 → MARALRLLSRTVVRLRPLPVQGPTRGFSASVQEPFHVCVVGSGPAGFYTADRMLKGHEGAQVDIIDRLPTPFGLVRSGVAPDHPETKIVVNQFSRVAANGRCSFFGNVTLGRDVSLSELRETYQAVVLAYGAESDRSLGIPGEDLKGIHSAREFVWWYNGHPDMCDLSPDLKNTQSAVVLGQGNVALDVARILLRCKTELATTDIADYALDALCGSTIRKVYLVGRRGPVQAACTAKELREILGLKNVRVCIKEADLATSPADEEEMRSSRIQRRVYELLSKAASAHRDNSCNDQKELHFVFFRRPTRFTPSENGSTVGAVELEKTALKVDEVTRKQVAVGTGEFEDLKCGLVLKSIGYKSLPVQGLPFDKIRGVVPNLRGRVMSSESETATVETGLYVVGWLKRGPTGIVATNLHCAEETVASILEDDRKGVLRAPSDSKKHGRTGLVEILEQKNVHFVPFSGWEKIDSKEKMAGQLRNKPREKITTWDGLQKAANE, encoded by the exons ATGGCCCGCGCTCTGCGGCTCCTCTCCCGCACGGTGGTGAGGCTGCGGCCGCTGCCTGTCCAGGGGCCGACGAGGGGCTTCTCCGCCTCCGTGCAGGAGCCGTTCCACGTTTGCGTCGTTGGCAGCGGCCCCGCAGGGTTCTACACCGCCGACCGG ATGCTGAAGGGTCATGAAGGAGCACAAGTTGATATCATTGATAGGCTCCCCACACCATTTGGCCTAGTCCGTTCTGGAGTCGCTCCAGATCATCCAGAAACAAAG ATTGTGGTAAATCAATTTTCTCGTGTAGCTGCAAATGGCCGCTGTTCATTCTTTGGGAATGTAACACTCGGAAGGGATGTCTCTCTATCAGAGCTTCGCGAAACATATCAAGCT GTGGTTCTTGCTTATGGAGCAGAAAGTGATAGGTCACTTGGTATTCCTGGAGAG GATCTGAAAGGAATTCATTCAGCTCGAGAGTTTGTGTGGTGGTACAATGGACATCCAGACATGTGCGACTTGTCTCCTGATTTGAAAAACACACAATCTGCTGTTGTCCTTGGTCAG GGAAATGTAGCTCTTGATGTTGCTCGCATTCTTTTACGCTGTAAAACAGAGTTGGCTACTACAGATATTGCTGATTATGCGTTGGATGCTCTATGTGGCAGCACTATAAG GAAGGTATACTTGGTTGGGCGACGGGGTCCAGTACAGGCAGCTTGCACAGCAAAGGAGCTGCGTGAAATTCTAG GTTTGAAAAATGTTCGTGTTTGCATCAAGGAGGCTGATCTCGCTACTTCACCTGCAGATGAG GAGGAGATGAGGAGTAGTAGAATCCAAAGAAGGGTTTACGAGTTGCTGTCCAAAGCTGCAAGTGCACATAGGGACAACAGTTGCAATGACCAAAAGGAGCTTCATTTTGTGTTTTTCAGGAGACCAACCCGGTTCACCCCTTCAGAAAATGGTTCCACGGTTGGTGCTGTTGAACTTGAGAAGACAGCTTTAAAAG TTGATGAAGTAACTAGGAAGCAGGTGGCAGTAGGAACTGGTGAGTTTGAAGACCTAAAATGTGG TCTGGTCTTGAAAAGTATTGGTTACAAATCCTTGCCTGTACAAGGTTTGCCTTTTGACAAAATCAGAG GAGTTGTGCCAAACTTGAGAGGTCGAGTCATGAGCAGTGAATCAGAGACTGCCACGGTGGAAACAGGGCTGTACGTTGTAGGATGGTTAAAGAGAGGACCCACTGGGATTGTTGCGACAAATCTCCACTGTGCTGAAGAAACA GTGGCTAGCATCCTTGAAGATGATAGGAAGGGCGTGTTAAGGGCCCCATCTGATTCGAAGAAGCATGGAAGGACAGGACTTGTTGAGATCCTAGAACAAAAGAATGTCCATTTTGTGCCATTCAGTGGTTGGGAGAAGATTGATTCCAAGGAAAAGATGGCAGGGCAGCTGAGAAACAAGCCTAGAGAGAAGATCACAACCTGGGATGGGCTGCAGAAAGCTGCAAACGAGTAA
- the LOC112887846 gene encoding NADPH:adrenodoxin oxidoreductase, mitochondrial isoform X2, which produces MLKGHEGAQVDIIDRLPTPFGLVRSGVAPDHPETKIVVNQFSRVAANGRCSFFGNVTLGRDVSLSELRETYQAVVLAYGAESDRSLGIPGEDLKGIHSAREFVWWYNGHPDMCDLSPDLKNTQSAVVLGQGNVALDVARILLRCKTELATTDIADYALDALCGSTIRKVYLVGRRGPVQAACTAKELREILGLKNVRVCIKEADLATSPADEEEMRSSRIQRRVYELLSKAASAHRDNSCNDQKELHFVFFRRPTRFTPSENGSTVGAVELEKTALKVDEVTRKQVAVGTGEFEDLKCGLVLKSIGYKSLPVQGLPFDKIRGVVPNLRGRVMSSESETATVETGLYVVGWLKRGPTGIVATNLHCAEETVASILEDDRKGVLRAPSDSKKHGRTGLVEILEQKNVHFVPFSGWEKIDSKEKMAGQLRNKPREKITTWDGLQKAANE; this is translated from the exons ATGCTGAAGGGTCATGAAGGAGCACAAGTTGATATCATTGATAGGCTCCCCACACCATTTGGCCTAGTCCGTTCTGGAGTCGCTCCAGATCATCCAGAAACAAAG ATTGTGGTAAATCAATTTTCTCGTGTAGCTGCAAATGGCCGCTGTTCATTCTTTGGGAATGTAACACTCGGAAGGGATGTCTCTCTATCAGAGCTTCGCGAAACATATCAAGCT GTGGTTCTTGCTTATGGAGCAGAAAGTGATAGGTCACTTGGTATTCCTGGAGAG GATCTGAAAGGAATTCATTCAGCTCGAGAGTTTGTGTGGTGGTACAATGGACATCCAGACATGTGCGACTTGTCTCCTGATTTGAAAAACACACAATCTGCTGTTGTCCTTGGTCAG GGAAATGTAGCTCTTGATGTTGCTCGCATTCTTTTACGCTGTAAAACAGAGTTGGCTACTACAGATATTGCTGATTATGCGTTGGATGCTCTATGTGGCAGCACTATAAG GAAGGTATACTTGGTTGGGCGACGGGGTCCAGTACAGGCAGCTTGCACAGCAAAGGAGCTGCGTGAAATTCTAG GTTTGAAAAATGTTCGTGTTTGCATCAAGGAGGCTGATCTCGCTACTTCACCTGCAGATGAG GAGGAGATGAGGAGTAGTAGAATCCAAAGAAGGGTTTACGAGTTGCTGTCCAAAGCTGCAAGTGCACATAGGGACAACAGTTGCAATGACCAAAAGGAGCTTCATTTTGTGTTTTTCAGGAGACCAACCCGGTTCACCCCTTCAGAAAATGGTTCCACGGTTGGTGCTGTTGAACTTGAGAAGACAGCTTTAAAAG TTGATGAAGTAACTAGGAAGCAGGTGGCAGTAGGAACTGGTGAGTTTGAAGACCTAAAATGTGG TCTGGTCTTGAAAAGTATTGGTTACAAATCCTTGCCTGTACAAGGTTTGCCTTTTGACAAAATCAGAG GAGTTGTGCCAAACTTGAGAGGTCGAGTCATGAGCAGTGAATCAGAGACTGCCACGGTGGAAACAGGGCTGTACGTTGTAGGATGGTTAAAGAGAGGACCCACTGGGATTGTTGCGACAAATCTCCACTGTGCTGAAGAAACA GTGGCTAGCATCCTTGAAGATGATAGGAAGGGCGTGTTAAGGGCCCCATCTGATTCGAAGAAGCATGGAAGGACAGGACTTGTTGAGATCCTAGAACAAAAGAATGTCCATTTTGTGCCATTCAGTGGTTGGGAGAAGATTGATTCCAAGGAAAAGATGGCAGGGCAGCTGAGAAACAAGCCTAGAGAGAAGATCACAACCTGGGATGGGCTGCAGAAAGCTGCAAACGAGTAA